The Lates calcarifer isolate ASB-BC8 linkage group LG18, TLL_Latcal_v3, whole genome shotgun sequence region attgtatttatgtttagtttttatttgcaCAGGAATAACTGCTGCCTCCTATATAGACCAAGAATACAGTTTTCTCTttgcacatatacagtatatttattcCACATTTGTTTTGCAACATAGTTGAAAAACATGATCTTTCTAAGTTACACAGCATTGTCCACAATCACCAAAAACAGTGTTCAAATAATACCACTGCACCACCCAGCTTTATTAAACCACTGACCCAAGATTTTATGTCACTGACAAAACTGTATTGAGATTGCTCGATTTTGGTACTGTGGTATCAGTTACAGCCCACGTAGGCACAGCCTTTTTCCATATATCAATATTTAAATGCAGTTGCATAAAAGGATCGGATTTGATTGCTTCTGATGTGCAACATAATCTTTAACAGCACAGTATAATTGGAATCTATCTAAACCTATGGAAAATGGCTTGCTACTTGGATATTGCAGTAATTAAACTGCAATTTTGATTTATTCAGTATTTGATTTGACTCATACAGTCATAACTACCAGGGCTGTGCGAAGGTTGGCGAGAGTGTTATTTCATTACATCCTTGGCTTATCATTATGAGGTTCAATCAAACTACAAAGACATAAACAGTCAGTGAACTGAGATAATCGTTTTAGAATGCAGAAGCCCTATTCAGCTCAATAAAAAAGAGTTCATATAAAGAATTCTGATCACAGAAGTGGTCCAGTGAATAATAAGTGTTTCCTTTCTGTTGGCATCAGTGCCTAACCCTGCTCTTATCAAACCTTAACATCAGCTGTGAGTTAGCACATCTGAATCAGAGAGATGGCCCCTCTCTTTTAACAACAGCATCagacccctcctcctcctccatgtcacCTTCAACCCATAATCCCTCTCTGGTGTGTTAGCCACCAAAATGTCAGGTGGCTGATCACATGGCGGTGTACATGGTTGAGCCAGTAGCAAGtgtacagaggaggaggagggacaacTACTCCGCTCTTGTATTAGTTTTGGAGTGTCCACATCAGGTGCTGGACCAACACTGCTGACCTCAGTGGTGCTGAGCTCACTGGAGGCAGGTGTTGAAACACCATCTGCTGTAATTCTGCATCTCTCCCCTCGAATAGACGGAGTTTCAGGATGATCCAAACATCTGCTGGAGGATGCAGCACCATCAGAAAATCTCTCCACATTCCTTTTTCTGATTGAGGCCCGCTGTCTCTTTGGTGTGTCTAAGTACTGTGCACTTGGAACTGTCTTTTTGATTTGGCCAGATTCCTGTGGTTGATTTCCTGCATCAGACGCAACAGTAGACTCTGTAGCTTTCTTTGTGCGTGTGCTCCTTGCTTGATGAGACTGGTCTCTTGACCTTGTCTGAAACGATAATGAGGGGAATTTGCACACACTGCTTTTCCTGGACAGCTGACTGCAACTGTCAAGGATGCTTGTGGCAGACTGGCATTTTCTCCTCCCCCGTCTCACTGGAGGTGCAGCTGCAATTGAAGTGTCAAACTGTGGGGTTACCTGAAAGATTAACAATGCAGCAAATTAACAGTGGTATAAAATTTGAGTCATGTAAGAATTATTATGCTGTGAAATAACTGTACAGGACATTCAGGTTGATCAGCAGACCCTTTGAGCTAAAATAGAGTGAGTGGCATGCTCAAGGACAATTCAGCAGTAAATGGCAATGTTTTTCAACCACAGAGCCATGTCTCATCTTAAATTGCGTTCAAAATTAATGAACAACTTACCCATGAATTCAGAGCTGATCtattgtgtgcttgtgtctctGTAAAAAATTCTTTGGGGTTGAGTGCTGCTCGGACTTCGGGCACATTCTGGAGTCTGGCTCCACACACAGGCCGGTCCAGAAATAGCAGCGGAGGCTTCTCTGTTTTTATGACTTTACGGGGCATTAATAGAGATCATTGCCGAACGCctggtgaaataaaaacatcatcaaatcAGTTAAAACGTCTCATTCGAATATTAAATCTTTACTGTTCCCAGACCCACACTACTGTTTACGTCCACAACCAGCTGTATACGTTCGAACGTTGTATTATCATTCGTAGCAACTAGCTCGATATTATACATACCTTGACGTGTTTTTTTGTGTAAGAAACAGGCTTTGCAACATACAATTACTATTTATATGTAAACGTTATTTATTCCATTGTCTACTCTGAACTTTTTTAGTTTTCCGTCTTCTTTTTACCATTTCCTAGTCTCCACGATTGGCGTCTCTGATTGGTTCCAGCGTATTCTTTTGTGTGGCTGCTATTGGTGCAAGTCTGTACCACGTGATGAAATTGACGGGGGCAGCACCCACAGCGCCAAAATTCAAAAACGTTTTCAAGTCGACCGGAGACGGCATGTAAATAACACTAAATGAAAGCGTTATGCAGATATCATGGATTCTTTGATTCAACGTCGAATATGAGTAGACTGTTTCAACTACAAGTAGCAAACAAGTCAAGCGGATTTCCCCGAGCTACCGCAGTAATATGAAGGTTTGGCTTTGTCTTGATTTGCTGTTCGTTACAATGGCGTACATGACTAGCCACCTAGCGAACTTAGCTTAGCTTCCAACCACAGTTAGCTGACGTTAACGTTATCCGAGGGAAAGTTGTTACATTAGCTAACTTACACTGGCCTGGTCAAGTAGCTTATCTGTGTTACCTCTCGGTTTATTTAGACAAAACAGGCGCTCCTTGCACTGTTCCTCCTAATATTTGTAAACCGAACTTATCAACACGATTCATATCATTATGTGTCCAGGGAATGTCACGCCACACTGCACTTAATGCAATGCTTATGCAATATGATATTGccatgtttattgttttttttattattatatttgaagTCAGATTTGGATGTTTGCCAGAAAATTAGCGGTAAACGTTACATAAGACACGTCGTCAACTGCAGACAGCTAACGACTGTTGTTCTAGAAGGGAATATCACCAACTGATACCTGAAAATAGGCTGCTAACAACGGCAGAGCTCAAAAACTGAAACACGGATAATGTGGAGCTGAACTTCATCTTTAGCCCGGTTCCCCACTGTAGAGTATGCTGGTGTTTGACAGAAATTGATTTCTTCGTGTCGAGCTAAATCGATTAGCGTACAGAGGAACGGTTTGAATTCAGCCTAGGTTAACAGTTTGACTCGCTAGCTAGTCACCTAGCATCGACATCAGCTCTTTGTGCCAGGTAAACGTTTATCTACCGGTAACTCCAGTTAGCACGGTTTGTTGGTGTCATATAAAGGCAGTGATAAAAGCTGCATATTTTATCCAATTCTTAGCCAAATCTATGCTGTGGAGAGTCAactatttgtatttttctttgttgtttttgtacagaATACAAGTAAAGACCAAGGGGCTTTTCAGTGATCTGATGACCATGAGACAGAGCCCAAGGAGACCCCTGATCCTCAAAAGAAGAAAGCTGCCTTTTCAGCAAAATGATccaacagcagctgaaccacaaaGCCAGTCTGGTTCATCAGGCTCCAAAGAGCCTTCGAAATCAGCTGCGAATCAGTGCTTCCCTGATGGGATCCGCATTATGAATCACCCCTCCATGTCTGATACTCAGGTGGTTGTCATTCCCAAAACAGCAGACCTTCAAAGTGTCATCGGAGCCCTCACTGTTAAAGGCAAAGAATGTGGTGTCCAGGGACCAAACAAGTTCATCCTTCTGAGTGAGAATGGCAGTAGCGACAATGGATCTTTttgtcagactgcagctgaGGGGAATGACGTTTCTACAATGAGTACTGATGGACAGCCAATGAAAGCGGACACTATGCTCAACTCCCCCCATGCTAAACCTCTCACTAGAATTAAACCATGTATGgaaataagatttttttctgagataatattacaagtaaaagctATCCTTAATCTTTCCTTTGTTTAAGCAATAATGggttttttgcttttcttattAGTGAATAAGGAATTGGAGTGTGGTCCTTTGGATGACAGCCTCACCAATATTCAGTGGCTGGGCAGAATGAGCACCTGTGATTTCGAACCAGATCCTACTAAGCAGACAACCAACAAGGAGAACCAAAACTCAAATTCACAAGCTTTCCAGGTCAGCTGCTCCTTTTTGCCGCCTCAGTGTGATTGTTACTGTTGATGTGCAAACAGATGCTTGTGTGGAGGAACACTGATCTCAGGCATGTCCTAGCATGTCCGCTAAACACCCAGCCTGCCTCACTAAACTGTGACCTATGACCTCCATATTTTCCATAGTATTTGGATTGTGGATTGTGTGTTTCCAGATGTTTAAGATTTCCAATTCTACACAAAAAACTAATATCAGCTGAAATGTAAGAAAACTAACATCAGcaagtttttggttttttgtagACACACAATACACAGATGAATACAGAGGCTGCTCAGCAACCCATGTCAGAGAGACCACCATACTCCTACATGGCCATGATCCAGTTTGCTATTAACAGTAGGAAGAACAGGAGGATGACACTGAAAGAGATTTACATGTGGATCGAGGATCATTTCCCTTACTTCAGAGAGGTGGCTAAACCTGGATGGAAGGTACTTTTAAACCTGAGTATTGTTCAAGCGCACATCTACTGCAGCAGATCACAGATCAAACCCACTGAGTACCTCTTACTGAAACATGCACTTAAGATTATTTCCCTAATTTATTATTGCAGAATTCCATCCGCCATAACCTCTCTCTGCACGACATGTTCATTCGTGAGACATCACCAGATGGTAAGATTTCTTTCTGGACCATCCGGCCTGAGGTGAATCGATGCCTCACTCTTGATCAGGTCTACAAGGTGAGCACAAACAAAGTGAATATGtgtattgttgttgctgtcattCATGATGTTTCGGGGTAAACTCTGCGTTTTTGGATTTCATCTTTTCTAGTATTTATGTTCTTTCCCCTCTCACTTTACATCCCTCTCTACAGCCTGGTTGTGACCCAATGACTGATCCTGTCCCGGTGTCCATGCTTTTACTTCCCCATCAAGTAAGATTGATTCACTCTCCTCTCAGTTCTCTAGGACCAGTCTACACCTTTGCAGTCAGGCAGCAGACAGCAAAGaagggacagaaaaagaaaggactAAAGATTTCAGTTGCCTGTTTGACTTTTTGACCCCAAAGAGCGCAGATGCAGCTGGTGATCTAAGGTCCAGGGAAATCTTTTCATTGCAGGAGGAGATGGcttgagcagcagagaggctgaAGTCACATGGACAGACTAATCTGCTCTCAGCGGACATTCCTTGTCCAACAAGGAATTAATATATCCATCATTCCTCTATAAAGTAGGGACAGTCATATGAGCTAATCTTGACTTTCCATTGTTCTAGTTTGCCACACCTTAAAACAATGTAAAGGAATTTGAGCTCTGTGCTGTTTTCTCAGATTGTAACTAAAGTGTAGTCAGGAGTGAGCGGGCACAGTCAGGCTACTAAAgcattatatttattttatatttacctTATATTTCACAGCAACAAAAGAGGATGCTTCCTGACGCAAGAAAGACACCAACTGGCTCTGGTGAgttaacaaagacaaaagaactTTGAGTTAAATAGGAAGATGGGAAAAGTACCTTGAAGCTTGCAAATGgtctgaaatgtcagaaaacctttttttttagtttgaaaattGGTCATTAAAGATGCGGTTCTCTGAGTCATTGCCATCTTTTCTGTGTTCAGAGAGAAGGATGAAACCTCTTCTCCCACGAACCGAATCCTACTTGGTCCCTATCCAGCTCCCCGTCACCTCTTCTGTCTACCTGCCCTCGTCGTCAGCTCCGTTTCCTCCGTCCTGCTCGCAGCAGAAACGGAACATTTCACGAGGTGCCAAGAGAGTACGGATAGCACCCAAGGTAAAGACTCTTGTCGTGCACTGCAGAATTACAGCCAAAAAGTCTCACTCTTGAAGTATTAaattacataaacacattttagacATATCAGCATGTGCTGACGTGTGTTTGATGTACACAGTCACTGTTTGAGTTGGTTGGTTTTATGTCGGACAGGTGACACAAAGCGATGCCCCAGCTGTGGTAGCGTATCCTGACAAGAGCAAAGACCATAAGgtggagatgaaggaggagcCAGTGTGTGTTCCGATTAAATGCGAGACTCCTAAAGCACCTCCAAAGAGACAAGCCAGCAGCTCGAGGCGTAAACAGCGCCTGGTTCACTCTGCGCACGAGGAgcctgtcctcctctgtcctgaTAATACTTTCTTTGACTCTGGCGTGGCCTCGGACACCTCGACTTTCCACGACGTGCAAAATACTGAGCTGGAGGAGCACCGGCAGGAGCAGCACAGCCCCGACCGGGAGTACTCCTTTAAGACCCCCATAAAAAGTAGCAGCCACCTGACCTCCTCTACCCCCAGCAAGCCCCCCTCCTCAAATGTCTTACCAGAGCCCTGGAAAGTAACCCCCGTAGGAAAAGGAAGCCAAAATGTCCTGGACTTCAGCCCCATTCGCACGCCGGGTGGTCCCGCCGTCACCCCACGGCACGACTACACCACATTCAGCTTCAACACCACTCCCTTTAAAGACTGGCCTCTGTTTAGCTCCCCCAGAGAGCTGCTCACATCTGCTGCTCCTCCCAGAGCGACCGGACCAACTGACTCACCCAGCGACTGTCTCCAAAGCAGCTGCTCCAGAGAGTTGCTTCAGGCAGGAGGCGCCACACCCGTTAACCGCTCCATCACAGAGGGCCTCGTCCTCGATACCATGAACGACAGCCTGAGCAAGATACTAGTGGACATTAGCTTCTCTGGTCTGGATGATGAGGACTTAGGTATGGCTAACATCAGCTGGTCCGAGTTCATTCCTCTATTTAAGTAGCCAGAGGGCCAAAAACTCATTTCGTATCATTTACATGGCAGCGTCATATGTTTTCCAAAACACTATGGGCAGGAAAGcccacacagaaacagcaaagCAGGTGCAAATGCAGAAAAGACATACACCAAAAACTCTGGAAATGATCAGATTTTGAGAGGGTCTATCAGGACAATAGCAGCTAGGTTAAAGGGAATATTACACTGTTGTTTCATGATGATAACTGAAGGGAATCAGCTTGGTCAGAGTGAGTCACCAAAGACACCACATGTGAGTACACGCATGGATTAAATGCAGAATCCATGTTTTATAGTTTGGTATAGTATTGTTCAGGTAGATTGTtgcaaagcataaaaatatcCACTTTTAGTGTGGTTGTCTGGTTGACTCAGCAAATTTCCTCACTTCAGTAGtaaattcattttcactgtATAAGAACAACAATCTTTAAATTTGCGAATTGGAGCTTTAACGTAATGGATGTAACCTTCCATTCGGTTGCTGTGGTCGTTCATAA contains the following coding sequences:
- the rhno1 gene encoding RAD9, HUS1, RAD1-interacting nuclear orphan protein 1 yields the protein MPRKVIKTEKPPLLFLDRPVCGARLQNVPEVRAALNPKEFFTETQAHNRSALNSWVTPQFDTSIAAAPPVRRGRRKCQSATSILDSCSQLSRKSSVCKFPSLSFQTRSRDQSHQARSTRTKKATESTVASDAGNQPQESGQIKKTVPSAQYLDTPKRQRASIRKRNVERFSDGAASSSRCLDHPETPSIRGERCRITADGVSTPASSELSTTEVSSVGPAPDVDTPKLIQERSSCPSSSSVHLLLAQPCTPPCDQPPDILVANTPERDYGLKVTWRRRRGLMLLLKERGHLSDSDVLTHS
- the foxm1 gene encoding forkhead box protein M1 isoform X1 — encoded protein: MTMRQSPRRPLILKRRKLPFQQNDPTAAEPQSQSGSSGSKEPSKSAANQCFPDGIRIMNHPSMSDTQVVVIPKTADLQSVIGALTVKGKECGVQGPNKFILLSENGSSDNGSFCQTAAEGNDVSTMSTDGQPMKADTMLNSPHAKPLTRIKPLNKELECGPLDDSLTNIQWLGRMSTCDFEPDPTKQTTNKENQNSNSQAFQTHNTQMNTEAAQQPMSERPPYSYMAMIQFAINSRKNRRMTLKEIYMWIEDHFPYFREVAKPGWKNSIRHNLSLHDMFIRETSPDGKISFWTIRPEVNRCLTLDQVYKPGCDPMTDPVPVSMLLLPHQQQKRMLPDARKTPTGSERRMKPLLPRTESYLVPIQLPVTSSVYLPSSSAPFPPSCSQQKRNISRGAKRVRIAPKVTQSDAPAVVAYPDKSKDHKVEMKEEPVCVPIKCETPKAPPKRQASSSRRKQRLVHSAHEEPVLLCPDNTFFDSGVASDTSTFHDVQNTELEEHRQEQHSPDREYSFKTPIKSSSHLTSSTPSKPPSSNVLPEPWKVTPVGKGSQNVLDFSPIRTPGGPAVTPRHDYTTFSFNTTPFKDWPLFSSPRELLTSAAPPRATGPTDSPSDCLQSSCSRELLQAGGATPVNRSITEGLVLDTMNDSLSKILVDISFSGLDDEDLGMANISWSEFIPLFK
- the foxm1 gene encoding forkhead box protein M1 isoform X2, producing MTMRQSPRRPLILKRRKLPFQQNDPTAAEPQSQSGSSGSKEPSKSAANQCFPDGIRIMNHPSMSDTQVVVIPKTADLQSVIGALTVKGKECGVQGPNKFILLSENGSSDNGSFCQTAAEGNDVSTMSTDGQPMKADTMLNSPHAKPLTRIKPLNKELECGPLDDSLTNIQWLGRMSTCDFEPDPTKQTTNKENQNSNSQAFQTHNTQMNTEAAQQPMSERPPYSYMAMIQFAINSRKNRRMTLKEIYMWIEDHFPYFREVAKPGWKNSIRHNLSLHDMFIRETSPDGKISFWTIRPEVNRCLTLDQVYKQQKRMLPDARKTPTGSERRMKPLLPRTESYLVPIQLPVTSSVYLPSSSAPFPPSCSQQKRNISRGAKRVRIAPKVTQSDAPAVVAYPDKSKDHKVEMKEEPVCVPIKCETPKAPPKRQASSSRRKQRLVHSAHEEPVLLCPDNTFFDSGVASDTSTFHDVQNTELEEHRQEQHSPDREYSFKTPIKSSSHLTSSTPSKPPSSNVLPEPWKVTPVGKGSQNVLDFSPIRTPGGPAVTPRHDYTTFSFNTTPFKDWPLFSSPRELLTSAAPPRATGPTDSPSDCLQSSCSRELLQAGGATPVNRSITEGLVLDTMNDSLSKILVDISFSGLDDEDLGMANISWSEFIPLFK